Proteins encoded by one window of Bradyrhizobium sp. B097:
- a CDS encoding RlmE family RNA methyltransferase, which produces MAKDTTGRLHVTVKSGGKRKLSSKLWLERQLNDPYVAKAKAMGYRSRAAFKLLEIDDKYRLLKPGMTVVDLGAAPGGWSQIAAKRTGAADGKGKVVAIDLLEMGEIPGVTFAQLDFLDHDAPEKLIAMMGGRADFVMSDMAANTTGHRKTDQLRIIGLVETAAHFAGEVLNPGGTFLAKVFQSGADAELVGQLKRDFASVRHVKPSASRQDSSERYVLATGFRGQQQPSS; this is translated from the coding sequence ATGGCGAAAGACACCACCGGGCGGCTGCACGTCACGGTCAAGAGCGGCGGCAAGCGAAAACTGTCGTCAAAACTCTGGCTCGAGCGCCAGCTCAACGATCCCTACGTCGCCAAGGCCAAGGCGATGGGCTACCGCTCGCGCGCCGCGTTCAAGCTGCTCGAGATCGACGACAAATATCGCCTGCTCAAGCCGGGCATGACCGTCGTCGACCTCGGCGCTGCACCCGGCGGCTGGAGCCAGATTGCGGCCAAGCGCACCGGTGCCGCCGACGGCAAGGGCAAGGTGGTCGCGATCGATCTGCTCGAGATGGGCGAGATCCCCGGAGTGACGTTCGCGCAGCTCGACTTCCTCGACCATGACGCGCCCGAAAAACTGATCGCGATGATGGGCGGCCGCGCCGATTTCGTGATGTCCGACATGGCCGCCAACACCACGGGCCATCGCAAGACCGATCAGCTGCGCATCATCGGCCTGGTCGAGACCGCCGCGCATTTTGCCGGCGAGGTGCTCAATCCCGGCGGCACGTTCCTGGCAAAAGTGTTCCAGAGCGGTGCCGACGCGGAACTGGTGGGGCAGCTGAAGCGCGATTTCGCCAGCGTGCGTCACGTCAAGCCATCCGCCAGCCGGCAGGATTCCTCCGAGCGCTATGTGCTGGCGACGGGGTTTCGTGGACAGCAGCAGCCGTCATCGTAG
- a CDS encoding Ppx/GppA phosphatase family protein, with protein sequence MNDYVRLCDGPPAGEAPSGLIAAAAESGVYAALDLGTNNCRLLIACPTGDGFRVVDSFSRIIRLGEGIAATGSISEAAIERAIAALAICSDKIRYRKARRLRLIATEACRAAGNAESFRARVAAETGIELEVIDRETEATLAVIGCSPLLDPKGRGAILFDIGGGSTELVRIERDPGVPDAPPRIKAWMSIPLGVVTLAEHFGGKNVTRDMYARMIDEVARHVAPFAAEHGKDLRDMHMLGTSGTVTTLAGVFLNLSRYDRRRIDGIWMNDGDVTATIQKLLGMNYEARVNNNCISVERADLVLAGCAILDAIRNAFPMPRLRVADRGLREGMLVEMMREDGALRAC encoded by the coding sequence ATGAATGACTATGTGCGGCTTTGTGACGGCCCTCCGGCCGGCGAAGCCCCGTCAGGGCTGATTGCGGCGGCCGCGGAAAGCGGCGTCTACGCCGCGCTCGACCTCGGCACCAACAATTGCCGGCTGTTGATCGCCTGTCCCACCGGCGACGGGTTCCGCGTGGTCGATTCCTTCTCGCGGATCATCCGGCTCGGCGAGGGCATCGCCGCGACCGGCTCGATCAGCGAGGCTGCGATCGAGCGTGCGATCGCCGCGCTCGCCATTTGCAGCGACAAGATCCGCTATCGCAAGGCCCGCCGGCTGCGGCTGATCGCCACCGAGGCCTGCCGCGCCGCCGGCAATGCCGAAAGCTTTCGCGCGCGCGTCGCAGCCGAGACCGGCATCGAGCTTGAGGTGATCGATCGCGAGACCGAGGCGACGCTCGCCGTGATCGGCTGCTCGCCGCTGCTCGATCCGAAGGGGCGGGGCGCCATCCTGTTCGACATCGGCGGCGGCTCGACCGAGCTGGTGCGGATCGAGCGCGATCCCGGCGTGCCCGATGCGCCGCCGCGCATCAAGGCGTGGATGTCGATCCCGCTCGGCGTCGTCACGCTCGCGGAACATTTCGGCGGCAAGAACGTCACCAGGGACATGTATGCGCGGATGATCGATGAGGTCGCGCGCCACGTCGCGCCGTTCGCGGCCGAGCACGGCAAGGATCTGCGCGACATGCACATGCTCGGCACGTCGGGCACCGTGACCACGCTCGCCGGCGTGTTCCTCAATCTGTCGCGTTACGATCGCCGCCGCATCGACGGCATCTGGATGAACGATGGCGACGTCACCGCGACGATCCAGAAGCTGCTCGGCATGAACTACGAGGCGCGGGTCAACAACAACTGCATCAGCGTCGAGCGGGCCGATCTGGTGCTGGCCGGCTGCGCGATCCTCGACGCGATCCGCAACGCGTTCCCGATGCCGCGGCTCCGCGTCGCCGATCGCGGCCTGCGCGAGGGCATGCTGGTCGAGATGATGCGCGAGGACGGCGCGCTGCGGGCGTGCTAG
- a CDS encoding DHA2 family efflux MFS transporter permease subunit has product MNKQRLIPLIVATALFMENMDSTVIATSLPAIAADIGTSPLTLKLAITSYLLSLAVFIPASGWTADRFGARIVFAGAVAVFMLGSIGCALSSSVTDFVFARILQGLGGAMMTPVGRLVLLRSVDKSALVNAMAWVTVPALIGPVIGPPLGGFITTYFSWHWIFLINIPIGLLGIFLALRYIDPIKSEDPERFDLVGLVLAGIGLAGIAFGLSVAGLNLLPWPIVAALVGVGTVSMTLYILHARRTGSPVLDFGLLRLPTMRASIVGGFLFRLGIGALPFLLPLLMQVGFGLSPFQSGLVTFASAVGAMGMKTLAARIIKAFGFRNMMTVNAVVSSAFLAACALFTISTPLMLIFTILVVGGFFRSLQFTAINTVAYAEVEAPQMSRATTLVSVNQQLAVSAGVAVGAFSVETTLALHHQTELSADVFGPAFIVVSLISAASAWFFWQMPVDAGNEIAGRKAIDISSRKGAEKRAAADAVKAATEDTQNARDQRLG; this is encoded by the coding sequence ATGAACAAGCAACGCCTGATCCCGCTCATCGTCGCGACCGCGCTTTTCATGGAAAACATGGATTCCACGGTGATTGCGACCTCGCTGCCGGCGATCGCCGCCGATATCGGCACGAGCCCCCTGACGCTGAAGCTTGCGATCACGTCCTATCTGCTGTCGCTCGCGGTGTTCATCCCGGCCAGCGGCTGGACCGCGGACCGCTTCGGCGCCCGCATCGTGTTTGCCGGCGCTGTCGCCGTGTTCATGCTGGGCTCGATCGGCTGCGCGCTGTCCTCCTCGGTCACCGATTTCGTGTTCGCCCGCATCCTGCAGGGCCTCGGCGGCGCGATGATGACCCCGGTCGGGCGGCTGGTGCTGCTGCGCTCCGTTGACAAGAGCGCGCTGGTCAACGCGATGGCCTGGGTGACGGTGCCGGCGCTGATCGGCCCGGTAATCGGGCCGCCGCTCGGCGGCTTCATCACCACTTATTTCTCCTGGCACTGGATCTTCCTGATCAACATCCCGATCGGGCTGCTCGGCATTTTCCTGGCGCTCAGATATATCGACCCGATCAAGAGCGAGGATCCCGAACGTTTCGATCTGGTGGGACTGGTGCTGGCCGGTATCGGCCTCGCCGGCATCGCCTTCGGGCTGTCGGTCGCAGGCCTCAACCTGTTGCCGTGGCCGATCGTCGCCGCCCTGGTCGGGGTCGGCACGGTGTCGATGACGCTGTACATCCTGCACGCGCGGCGCACCGGTTCGCCGGTGCTCGATTTCGGCTTGCTGCGGCTGCCGACCATGCGGGCGTCGATCGTCGGCGGCTTCCTGTTCCGGCTCGGCATCGGCGCGCTGCCGTTTCTGCTGCCACTGTTGATGCAGGTCGGCTTCGGCCTGTCACCGTTCCAGTCCGGTCTCGTCACTTTTGCCTCCGCAGTCGGCGCCATGGGCATGAAGACGCTGGCGGCGCGCATCATCAAGGCCTTCGGATTCCGCAACATGATGACCGTCAACGCGGTGGTCAGTTCGGCCTTCCTCGCCGCCTGCGCCTTGTTCACGATCTCGACGCCGCTGATGCTGATCTTCACCATCCTGGTGGTCGGCGGTTTCTTCCGCTCGCTGCAATTCACCGCGATCAACACCGTGGCCTATGCCGAGGTCGAGGCGCCGCAGATGAGCCGCGCCACCACCCTCGTCAGCGTCAACCAGCAGCTCGCGGTGTCCGCGGGCGTCGCGGTCGGCGCGTTCTCGGTCGAAACCACCCTGGCGCTGCATCACCAGACCGAGCTGTCCGCCGATGTGTTTGGACCGGCGTTCATCGTGGTGTCGCTGATCTCGGCGGCCTCCGCCTGGTTCTTCTGGCAAATGCCGGTTGACGCCGGCAACGAAATCGCCGGCCGCAAGGCGATCGACATTTCGAGCCGCAAGGGCGCCGAAAAGCGCGCCGCCGCTGATGCCGTCAAGGCAGCGACCGAGGACACGCAGAACGCCAGGGATCAGCGGCTCGGCTAG
- a CDS encoding D-TA family PLP-dependent enzyme — MTTPLAAKIAKEYGTPCAVIDMDRVERNIARIQKACDEAGVANRPHIKTHKNPMLAQLQIKAGAKGITCQKLGEAEIMADSGIDDILISYNLLGDEKMARLGALQGKANVTVAADNSVVIGELPKAAAASGRPLSVVVECDTGRKRAGVETPAEAIALAREIAGSKGLSFAGFMLYPTETGWADAQKFYDEALAGVRAHGLDATIVSTGGTPNLVNLGKLKGGTEHRFGTYIYNDRMQVAAGVASWDDCALHIYSTVVSRAGPERGILDAGSKTLTSDTGGLEGHGLILEHPEAKIARFAEEHGFLDLSRSNTRPNVGDVVRIVPNHVCVVVNMMDEVVMVRGDEIIGALPVTARGKLR, encoded by the coding sequence ATGACCACGCCCCTCGCCGCCAAGATCGCCAAGGAATACGGCACGCCCTGCGCCGTGATCGACATGGACCGGGTCGAGCGCAACATCGCGCGCATCCAGAAGGCCTGCGACGAGGCCGGCGTCGCCAACCGGCCGCACATCAAGACGCACAAGAACCCGATGCTGGCGCAGCTGCAGATCAAGGCCGGCGCCAAGGGCATCACCTGCCAGAAGCTCGGCGAGGCCGAGATCATGGCCGATAGCGGCATCGACGACATCCTGATCAGCTACAATCTGCTCGGCGACGAGAAGATGGCGCGGCTCGGCGCGCTGCAGGGCAAGGCCAACGTCACCGTCGCCGCGGATAATTCCGTCGTGATCGGCGAGCTGCCGAAGGCAGCAGCAGCCTCCGGCCGGCCGCTCTCGGTCGTGGTCGAATGCGACACCGGGCGCAAGCGCGCCGGCGTCGAGACGCCCGCCGAGGCGATCGCGCTGGCGCGCGAGATTGCCGGCTCGAAGGGCCTGAGCTTCGCCGGCTTCATGCTGTACCCGACCGAGACCGGTTGGGCGGATGCGCAGAAGTTCTACGACGAGGCGCTCGCCGGCGTGCGCGCCCACGGCCTCGATGCGACTATCGTCTCCACCGGCGGCACGCCGAACCTCGTCAATCTCGGCAAACTGAAGGGCGGCACCGAGCACCGCTTCGGCACCTATATCTACAACGACCGCATGCAGGTCGCGGCCGGCGTCGCCAGCTGGGATGACTGCGCGCTGCACATCTATTCCACCGTGGTCAGCCGGGCCGGCCCCGAGCGCGGCATCCTTGACGCCGGCTCCAAGACGCTGACCTCCGACACCGGCGGCCTCGAAGGCCACGGCCTGATCCTCGAACATCCCGAGGCCAAGATCGCACGCTTTGCCGAGGAGCACGGCTTCCTCGACCTCTCGCGCAGCAACACGCGGCCCAATGTCGGCGACGTCGTGCGGATCGTGCCCAATCACGTCTGCGTCGTCGTCAACATGATGGACGAGGTCGTGATGGTGCGCGGCGACGAGATCATCGGCGCGTTGCCGGTGACGGCGCGCGGCAAGCTGCGCTGA
- a CDS encoding xanthine dehydrogenase family protein molybdopterin-binding subunit, with translation MQDHTPPASLENTIALQKYGVGQPVRRKEDDTLVRGKGKYTDDFSLPDQAICWMVRSSHAHGIIKGIDTEAAKAMPGVLGVWTGADLAAAGYNPFTCGLPLKNRDGSPLKQTNRPALVTDKVRFVGDPVAFVVAETAAQARDAAEAVEVDIEPLPAVTDAAEATKPGAPQLYDGIPNNVALDYHYGDTAKIEAAFAAAAHVTKLDIVNTRVAVVSMEPRVALAHYDNKTERFTLQVPTQGVSGNKAILARLLNVPADKVRILTGNVGGSFGMKNLNYPEYTCIAHAARELGRPVKWLDERSTSFLSDSQGRAQLIHAELALDADGKFLAVRLSGFGNLGAYITGVAPGPLSLNTGKNLASVYRTPLLGVDIKTVVTNTTLMGAYRGAGRPEANYYMERLIDAAADEMGINRFTLRKRNFIKPSQLPFPAASGVTYDSGDFAGVFQKALEISDYENFAKRKKESRKSGKLRGIAVGSYLEVTAPPSGELGKITFEPDGSVKLTTGTLDYGQGHATPFAQVLSEQLGVPFENITLEQGDSDLVRFGNGTGGSRSITATGQAIVEASALVVEKGKKAAAHMLEASEADIEFGQGRFTIAGTDRSIGIMELAERMRDSKMPEGTPETLDVDHATKETASTFPNGCHVAEVEIDPDTGVTRIVRYSAVNDFGTVVNPMIVAGQLHGGVAQGIGQALMEEVSYDGSGQPITGSFMDYALPRAGDVPSMLVGDHPSPAKSNPLGTKGCGEAGCAGSLVCIVNAVVDALSEYGIKHINMPLTPERVWRAIQDAKAKAAA, from the coding sequence ATGCAAGATCATACGCCGCCCGCCTCCCTCGAAAACACTATCGCACTGCAAAAATACGGTGTCGGACAGCCTGTTCGACGAAAGGAGGACGACACCCTGGTGCGCGGCAAGGGCAAATACACCGATGATTTCTCCCTGCCCGACCAGGCCATCTGCTGGATGGTCCGCTCCTCCCATGCCCACGGGATCATCAAGGGGATCGATACGGAAGCCGCCAAGGCGATGCCGGGCGTGCTCGGCGTCTGGACCGGCGCGGACCTTGCGGCCGCGGGCTACAACCCCTTCACATGCGGCCTGCCGCTGAAGAACCGCGACGGCTCGCCGCTCAAGCAGACCAACCGCCCCGCGCTCGTGACCGACAAGGTGCGCTTCGTCGGCGATCCCGTGGCTTTCGTGGTGGCAGAGACCGCGGCGCAGGCCCGCGATGCGGCCGAAGCCGTCGAGGTCGATATCGAACCGCTGCCGGCGGTGACGGATGCGGCCGAAGCGACCAAGCCAGGCGCGCCGCAGCTCTATGACGGCATCCCGAACAATGTCGCGCTCGACTATCACTATGGCGACACCGCCAAGATCGAGGCGGCGTTCGCCGCCGCCGCGCATGTGACGAAGCTCGACATCGTCAACACCCGCGTCGCCGTGGTCTCGATGGAGCCGCGCGTCGCGCTCGCGCATTACGACAACAAGACCGAACGCTTCACGCTGCAGGTGCCGACCCAGGGCGTCTCCGGCAACAAGGCGATCCTGGCGCGCCTGCTCAACGTGCCCGCCGACAAGGTCCGCATCCTCACCGGCAATGTCGGCGGCTCGTTCGGGATGAAGAACCTCAATTATCCCGAGTACACTTGCATCGCGCATGCGGCGCGCGAGCTCGGCCGCCCGGTGAAGTGGCTCGACGAGCGGTCGACCAGCTTCCTGTCCGACAGCCAGGGTCGCGCGCAGCTGATCCATGCCGAGCTGGCGCTCGACGCCGACGGCAAGTTCCTCGCAGTGCGGTTGTCCGGCTTCGGCAATCTCGGGGCCTACATCACCGGCGTCGCGCCAGGCCCGCTGTCGCTCAACACCGGCAAGAACCTCGCGAGCGTCTACCGCACGCCGCTGCTCGGCGTCGACATCAAGACGGTCGTGACCAACACCACGCTGATGGGCGCCTATCGCGGCGCTGGCCGGCCCGAGGCCAATTACTACATGGAGCGGCTGATCGACGCCGCAGCCGACGAGATGGGCATCAACCGCTTCACGCTGCGCAAGCGCAACTTCATCAAGCCGTCGCAGCTGCCGTTCCCGGCGGCCTCCGGCGTCACCTATGACAGCGGCGATTTCGCCGGCGTGTTTCAGAAGGCGCTCGAAATCTCCGACTACGAGAACTTCGCCAAGCGCAAGAAGGAGAGCAGGAAGAGCGGCAAGCTGCGCGGCATCGCCGTCGGCTCCTATCTCGAGGTCACCGCGCCGCCGAGCGGCGAGCTCGGCAAGATCACCTTCGAGCCCGACGGCTCGGTGAAGCTCACCACCGGCACGCTCGACTACGGCCAGGGCCACGCCACGCCGTTCGCGCAGGTGCTGTCCGAGCAACTCGGCGTGCCCTTCGAGAACATCACGCTCGAACAGGGCGACAGCGATTTGGTGCGGTTCGGCAACGGCACCGGCGGCTCGCGCTCGATTACCGCGACCGGACAGGCGATCGTCGAAGCTTCGGCGCTGGTGGTCGAGAAGGGCAAGAAGGCCGCCGCGCACATGCTGGAGGCCTCCGAGGCCGACATCGAATTCGGCCAGGGCCGCTTCACCATCGCCGGCACCGACCGCTCGATCGGCATCATGGAGCTCGCCGAGCGGATGCGCGACAGCAAGATGCCCGAGGGCACGCCTGAGACGCTCGACGTCGATCACGCCACCAAGGAGACGGCGTCGACCTTCCCGAACGGCTGTCACGTCGCGGAGGTCGAGATCGATCCCGACACCGGGGTGACGCGGATCGTGCGCTACTCGGCGGTCAACGATTTCGGCACCGTGGTCAACCCGATGATCGTCGCCGGCCAGCTGCACGGCGGCGTGGCGCAAGGCATCGGCCAGGCGCTGATGGAGGAAGTCAGCTACGACGGCTCGGGCCAGCCGATCACCGGCTCGTTCATGGACTACGCGCTGCCGCGTGCCGGCGACGTGCCGTCGATGCTGGTCGGCGATCACCCCTCGCCGGCGAAATCCAACCCGCTCGGCACCAAGGGCTGCGGCGAAGCCGGCTGCGCCGGCAGCCTCGTCTGCATCGTCAATGCCGTGGTGGATGCACTGTCGGAGTACGGCATCAAGCACATCAACATGCCGCTGACGCCCGAACGCGTCTGGCGCGCGATCCAGGATGCCAAGGCGAAGGCGGCGGCTTGA
- a CDS encoding YaiI/YqxD family protein, with protein MTETPAQTRIYVDADACPVKDEIYRVAIRLGVPVSVVAGNFIRVPQDPLIERIAAGSGMDAADDWIAERAHEGDVVITADIPLASRCVKAGADVIAPNGKPFTEQSIGMALAVRNLMTDLRSSGEITGGPKSYSPRDRSNFLAMLDQTIRRIQRRRAEQAPANGN; from the coding sequence ATGACTGAAACCCCTGCCCAAACCCGCATCTATGTCGACGCCGACGCCTGCCCGGTGAAGGACGAAATCTACCGCGTCGCAATCCGGCTCGGCGTGCCCGTCAGCGTGGTCGCGGGCAATTTCATCCGCGTGCCGCAGGATCCGCTGATCGAGCGCATCGCTGCCGGTTCCGGCATGGATGCCGCCGATGACTGGATCGCGGAACGCGCGCATGAGGGCGACGTCGTGATCACAGCGGACATTCCGCTGGCGAGCCGCTGCGTCAAGGCCGGCGCCGACGTGATCGCGCCGAACGGCAAGCCGTTCACCGAACAATCGATCGGCATGGCGCTCGCGGTGCGCAATCTCATGACCGATCTGCGTTCGTCGGGTGAGATCACCGGCGGGCCGAAATCCTACTCGCCGCGCGACCGCTCGAATTTCCTGGCGATGCTCGACCAGACCATCCGCCGCATCCAGCGCCGCCGCGCCGAGCAGGCGCCGGCAAACGGGAATTAG
- the guaB gene encoding IMP dehydrogenase — protein MATGFQAIREAYTFDDVLLKPGLSDVLPSEVDIRSRVTRAIQLNIPIMASAMDTVTEARMAIAMAQAGGLGVIHRNFDPEGQAAQVRLVKKFESGMVVNPLTIGPEATLSDALTLMKDHGISGIPVVTGAGKNVPGKLVGILTNRDVRFATDPRQKVSELMTHENLVTVREGVSQDEAKRMLHQHRIEKLVVVDDQYRCVGLITVKDMEKAVAHPLACKDAQGRLRVAAATTVGETGYERTERLIDAGVDVVVVDTAHGHSRHVLNAVNRIKRLSNAVQVVAGNVATEGGAQALIDAGADCIKVGIGPGSICTTRIVAGVGVPQLTAIMDAVAAAKKADVPVIADGGIKYSGDLAKALAAGADIAMVGSLLAGTDETPGEVFLWQGRSYKAYRGMGSVGAMARGSADRYFQQDIKDTLKLVPEGIEGQVPYKGPVGNVMHQLAGGLRAAMGYVGAKDIKDFHEKAEFVRITGAGLRESHVHDVTITREAPNYPGGV, from the coding sequence ATGGCCACGGGATTTCAGGCTATCCGCGAAGCCTACACGTTCGACGATGTGCTTCTGAAGCCCGGTCTGTCCGACGTTCTTCCCTCGGAAGTCGATATTCGCTCGCGGGTCACCCGCGCGATCCAGCTCAACATCCCGATCATGGCGTCCGCGATGGACACCGTCACCGAGGCGCGGATGGCGATTGCGATGGCGCAGGCCGGCGGCCTCGGCGTCATCCACCGCAATTTCGACCCCGAAGGCCAGGCTGCCCAGGTGCGGCTGGTTAAGAAATTCGAATCCGGCATGGTGGTCAATCCGCTCACCATCGGTCCCGAAGCCACGCTGTCGGACGCACTGACGCTGATGAAGGATCACGGCATCTCCGGCATCCCGGTCGTAACCGGTGCGGGCAAGAACGTGCCGGGCAAGCTGGTCGGCATCCTGACCAACCGCGACGTGCGCTTCGCAACCGATCCACGGCAAAAGGTTTCGGAGCTGATGACGCACGAGAACCTCGTCACGGTGCGCGAGGGCGTCAGCCAGGACGAGGCGAAGCGGATGTTGCACCAGCATCGCATCGAAAAGCTGGTCGTCGTCGACGATCAGTATCGCTGCGTCGGTCTGATCACCGTCAAGGACATGGAAAAGGCGGTCGCCCATCCGCTGGCCTGCAAGGACGCGCAGGGCCGGCTTCGCGTCGCCGCCGCCACCACGGTCGGCGAGACCGGTTATGAGCGCACCGAGCGGCTGATCGATGCCGGCGTCGACGTCGTCGTGGTCGACACCGCGCACGGTCATTCGCGGCATGTGCTCAATGCCGTCAACCGCATCAAGCGGCTCTCCAACGCCGTGCAGGTCGTGGCGGGCAACGTCGCGACCGAGGGCGGCGCGCAGGCGCTGATCGATGCGGGCGCCGACTGCATCAAGGTCGGCATCGGCCCCGGGTCGATCTGCACCACGCGTATCGTTGCCGGTGTCGGTGTGCCGCAGCTCACCGCGATCATGGATGCGGTGGCGGCGGCGAAGAAGGCCGACGTGCCGGTGATTGCCGACGGCGGCATCAAATATTCCGGCGACCTCGCCAAGGCGCTCGCTGCCGGCGCCGACATCGCGATGGTCGGCTCGCTGCTCGCGGGCACCGACGAGACGCCGGGCGAAGTGTTCCTGTGGCAGGGCCGCTCCTACAAGGCCTATCGCGGCATGGGCTCGGTCGGCGCGATGGCGCGCGGCTCGGCCGACCGCTACTTCCAGCAGGACATCAAGGACACGCTGAAGCTCGTGCCCGAAGGCATCGAGGGCCAGGTGCCCTACAAGGGCCCGGTCGGCAACGTGATGCATCAACTCGCCGGCGGCCTGCGCGCGGCGATGGGTTATGTCGGTGCGAAGGACATCAAGGATTTCCATGAGAAGGCCGAGTTCGTCCGCATCACCGGCGCGGGCCTGCGCGAGAGCCACGTCCACGACGTGACCATCACGCGCGAAGCCCCGAACTATCCGGGCGGGGTGTAA
- a CDS encoding ABC-F family ATP-binding cassette domain-containing protein, with amino-acid sequence MAPPLIQLKDIRLTFGGTPLLSGVELSVSAGERVCLIGRNGSGKSTLLRIAAGLVEPDAGSRFVQPGATIRYLPQEPDFGDHKTTLAYVEAGLGPGDDHYQARYLLEQLGLTGEEDPAHVSGGEARRAALARVLAPSPDILLLDEPTNHLDLPTIEWLEGELESRRCALVLISHDRRFLTNLSRTTAWLDRGQIRQIERGFGAFEAWRDEVLAEEEREQHKLDRKIVNEEHWLRYGVSGRRKRNVKRLGNLFALRDQRRDYRGATGNATLAAAEAEKSGRLVIEAKTITKAYGERTIVDTFSTRIQRGDRVGIVGPNGAGKTTLVHLLIGNDPPDSGSVRLGANIEMATLDQHRESLDPKLTLAEALTGGRGDHVMVGDKSKHVIGYMKDFLFAQEQRGTPLEALSGGERGRLMLARALAKPSNLLILDEPTNDLDLETLDVLEDMLGDYDGTVILISHDRDFLDRVVTSVIVPEGQGRWIEYAGGYSDMLAQRGADVKRETVKADAAIEEKKEARAAAPEAAPRRRLSFNEKHALETLPKTIDGLHAEIAKQQKLLDDPDLYAKDRKKFDAASAAIAKAQDELATAEDRWLELEVLREEIEQA; translated from the coding sequence ATGGCCCCACCGCTCATCCAGCTCAAGGACATCCGCCTGACGTTTGGCGGCACGCCGCTACTGTCAGGCGTCGAGCTGTCGGTCTCCGCGGGCGAGCGCGTCTGCCTGATCGGCCGCAACGGCTCCGGCAAATCGACCTTGCTGCGGATCGCGGCCGGCCTGGTCGAGCCTGATGCGGGCAGCCGTTTCGTGCAGCCCGGCGCCACCATCCGCTATCTGCCGCAGGAGCCGGATTTCGGCGACCACAAGACGACGCTGGCCTATGTCGAGGCGGGCCTTGGTCCCGGCGACGACCACTACCAGGCGCGCTATCTGCTCGAACAGCTCGGCCTCACCGGCGAGGAAGATCCGGCGCACGTCTCCGGCGGCGAGGCGCGCCGCGCGGCGCTGGCACGGGTGCTGGCGCCCTCGCCCGACATCCTGCTGCTGGACGAGCCGACCAACCATCTCGATTTGCCGACCATCGAATGGCTCGAAGGCGAGTTGGAGAGCCGGCGCTGCGCACTGGTCCTGATCAGCCACGACCGCCGCTTCCTCACCAATTTGTCGCGCACCACCGCCTGGCTCGACCGCGGCCAGATCCGGCAGATCGAGCGCGGCTTTGGCGCTTTCGAGGCGTGGCGCGACGAGGTGCTGGCGGAGGAAGAACGCGAGCAGCACAAGCTCGACCGCAAGATCGTCAACGAGGAGCACTGGCTGCGCTACGGCGTCTCCGGCCGTCGCAAGCGCAACGTCAAGCGACTCGGCAATCTGTTTGCGCTGCGCGACCAGCGCCGCGACTATCGCGGCGCCACCGGCAATGCCACGCTCGCCGCCGCCGAGGCCGAGAAATCCGGCCGCCTCGTGATCGAGGCCAAGACCATCACCAAGGCCTATGGCGAGCGCACGATCGTCGATACCTTCTCGACCCGGATCCAGCGCGGCGACCGCGTCGGCATCGTCGGCCCGAACGGCGCCGGCAAGACCACGCTGGTGCATCTTCTGATCGGCAACGATCCGCCCGACTCCGGCTCGGTGCGGCTCGGGGCCAATATCGAGATGGCGACCCTCGACCAGCATCGCGAGAGCCTCGATCCGAAGCTGACCCTGGCCGAGGCGCTCACCGGTGGCCGCGGCGATCACGTCATGGTCGGCGACAAGTCGAAGCACGTCATCGGCTACATGAAGGATTTCCTGTTCGCGCAGGAACAGCGCGGCACGCCGCTCGAGGCGCTCTCCGGCGGCGAGCGCGGCCGCCTGATGCTGGCGCGCGCGCTGGCCAAGCCGTCGAACCTTTTGATCCTGGACGAGCCGACCAACGACCTCGATCTCGAAACCCTCGACGTGCTCGAGGACATGCTCGGCGACTACGACGGCACCGTGATCCTGATCAGCCACGACCGCGACTTCCTCGACCGCGTGGTGACCTCGGTGATCGTGCCCGAAGGCCAGGGCCGCTGGATCGAATATGCCGGCGGCTACTCAGACATGCTCGCGCAGCGCGGCGCCGACGTGAAACGCGAAACGGTGAAGGCGGACGCCGCGATCGAGGAGAAGAAGGAAGCCAGGGCCGCGGCACCCGAAGCGGCACCCCGGCGCCGGCTGAGCTTCAACGAGAAGCACGCGCTGGAGACATTGCCGAAGACGATCGACGGACTGCACGCCGAGATCGCAAAGCAGCAGAAGCTGCTCGATGATCCCGACCTCTATGCCAAGGATCGCAAGAAATTCGACGCCGCCTCGGCCGCGATCGCCAAGGCGCAGGACGAGCTCGCCACCGCCGAAGACCGCTGGCTCGAGCTCGAAGTGCTCCGCGAAGAGATCGAGCAGGCATGA